ACCCCACGAGATCCTGGGGTGAAATGTAGCTGCTTCTCATTTACCTGAACCTTCAGCTCATTTTGTTTCCTCTGCTCCTTTATAATGTTCAGTCTGAACATCCTTTGCTGgcctgggggctgtggggttTGTGTACGTGtaggaaatgggaaataataatatttaattattgcAGCCTGACTAAGCTATTTCGAGGTTTATAAAACTTTCCTGTGATTATTTCAGCCCTCACTGAGGCTGGGGCACAAGTGGCAGCTGTGGACATGATTTACTGGAGAAGCATCATGTACACTGAAGTGTCCCAAGGGGACACTCAGGctggtttttaaatgctgtgaGATACTTGCAGGCACATCCAAGTGCTTGCACACATCTTTGTTTTATGTTTGTCTAAACATTTTCCCACTGCAAAACTGACATGTAATTGTCTGCAGACTCCCACTGTCTTTCTCATATACGTGACTTTGTGGTCATTTTCTGTAGGAGGACAAGTACCTTTTGTGGTGGAGGAGAACTGCCAGCATGTGGCTCCGTGTCATTTTTCTACTTGGGAGCACGTATTTTCTCTTCATAAGGAGATGTTTAGCCAGTTTTTTCTACTGAGGTCTGTAAATAACCTGGGCCATGTGAGAACTAGCACATTTATCAATGCTTTATCTGATCTTTTTTGTTAGTTGTAAGAGATCTAGCCTGATTAGGGGAGGTACGTTGTGATTTCCTGATGCCTTGAAACTCAGAAGTGTTTTCTATTCTAGCAAAGCTTGAACTGAAAAGTACTTTGTTCTTGCACAGGAATTGGTGAATTAACCACAAGTGATCGTCTGTTCTATTTTTGTGTTCAGacactgcagaagcagcagttcAGACACTCTTCGAGCAGATGTGGCAACTTGCTTTTATTTACTCTTTGGTGCTATAACTTAGAATTGTGGTGTGTCTTTGCTGTAACAGGAGCAAAACTTACTGGTGGAAATTGCTGGAGCTGAAgataaaaaaagccaaacctaTTTTTATTCAAtgtctcttatttttttccactggatttcCGAGGGTCAAATTCAACAGTCTGAAGTCAATCCTGTGAAGTAAGCTAGACACTGCTGTAGCCTTTTATTATCATCTAAGGAAGAATCATCAGGGAAGTTGAATCacagatgaagaaaaacagTTGGAACTTGAAAGTCTCCCTTGAGCAGCAGGCTAcggaattagaaaaaaaataaatccaaaaacAGGAACCCAAACCTCaggttttattctcttttttatttctgcaggaaACTGGCATTGAAATACCATCCTGATAAAAACCCTGATAatccagaggcagcagaaaaatTTAAAGAGATCAATAATGCCCACGCAATATTGACCGATGCCACAAAGCGGAACATTTACGATAAGTATGGGTCTCTGGGGCTCTATGTAGCAGAGCAGTTTGGTGAAGAAAATGTGAACACATACTTCGTGCTGTCCAGCTGGTGGGCAAAGGTAAATAAAAGGGCACAGGAGTTATTCTGGATTGGTATTGGAAACTCTTAGAAAGCTCTGTTTGATAACTGTTCTTGGTTTTACCTTTGGAAATTGCTGAATTTCTGACACCAGGTTAATTAACCTTCTCTTCCTGTGTTGTGATCTTGAGTTGAGATGTATTTTTCTAGGAACTTCCAGTGATACAGGTCTAATAAGCAAGATCTGAGTTACTAATTGAAGCTTGGACTCTTCTAGTGGATTTAGAAGAGATGAGAATTTGGGGGGTGTTCTCTGATATCTGGTCAGTAATTTTGCAGAATGAGTCCTGAATGTGAACTGGGGCTCACAGAAAATCTTACATTTGATTGCATGGGTCTGTTTTTCTACCCTTTGCCAGCGTTGCCTCCATCTCTTGATTCCCCTAAGGAAGACAGTAATTGTATCACCATGCTGGTTTGCtatctgtaaaattattttttttcaaacaattgCACAGTGGCCTATAGAAAGACTTTAACTTAGCCCATTTTCACTGTGATAAGCACCTGGCAGACCTGGCTTGattggagctgctgtgcttaCATGCTGTGAGCATCAATCCTCAGCCATGCCCacagccttgggctgctccaggtcCCTGCCATAGGTACATCATGGCCTTTGCATCAGCTGGTACAGCTCAGTCTTTTCCAGGGTTATTTATGCAAGTTACAGCCTGTCCTGAACTGTTGTACCCCTGTATTTTAGTACAGATGTGCTTATTAAACCTGTACCTTCTTCCAGATGCAGCAAAATAATCCACTCAACTTAAATTGTAGAAATTACTCAAGCAAACCAGGCTGGCAGTATTCACCTCAGTGTAAAATGTGGAGAACCATAGCCACTTTTGCACGTAATTTGAAGTATTTCTCAGTGGTAAAGTACAAAGCTACTGAGTTCTGTCTCTGCACTGCTGTGGTTTTGCTCTGTTTCTGCATCCAAGTCTCACAAACTCTGTGGTCATGGCACAGTAGACACAGGTTATGactatttctgtgttttctgtcctCTGCAGGCCTTGTTTGTGTTCTGTGGGCTCATCACAggctgctactgctgctgctgtctgtgctgctgctgtaattGTTGCTGTGGGAAGTGTAAACCGAAACCTCCTGAAGGCGAGGAGCAGGAATTCTACGTATCTCCAGAGGACTTGGAGGCACAGTTGCAGTCAGATGAAAGGGGTAGGTGAAAATGCTGTGAGCTGTTTAGGATGAGCATCAGTCCCTGCTGGCATGCTCAATGAGCTGGTTGAAGAGAAATCAGGTCCTGGGATGTGGATGATGAGCAGGGAATGTTTGTGCCATGAGTTTCATGGGTGATGCCGACAGCAGAGATAAAGTTGCTAAAAACACCCAGAGGGTCTTCACTGAATCTGGTGGGATCAGCTTCAGAGCAGTCAGTGACCGTCATTATGTTCCTTCCATATCCTGGGGTAACATATGGACCAGCCATATGGGATTGCAGAAAGGGGCTTTTGTACCCAAAGGTTGGGGGTGTCAAGGCAGTGTTAATTGTGTCAGGTGTAGAGGAACTGGCACTGCTGCCCTTGTAGCTCTAACAGTGTTTGTGAAGCTGTTTCTGTAGGATTAAtccaataatttaaaatattgtagaGCCTTGTGCATGCTCTGATGATATTTTTATTGGACACTGCTGAATGGTGGGTGATGATCAGCTGCTTTtacaggaagaaggaaatgtAATAAACATTCCACATGTAGAGTTGAGGTGAATGCTGTTGTGCACACCGAAAATCATGGCATTAATATCATGCTCCTAAAGGACTGTAAAATGGTGTTATCAGAGGGTTGTAGGGAGGTGTGACTTGTGTTTACCAAAAcatacagtgctgtgtttgttcCTTAGTGTGCTAAGCCTTTTGTCTTCACTTTTCAGAGGCCTCAGATGCACCTATTGTGATACAGCCAGCATCAGCTACAGAGACAACCCAGCTCACAGCTGACTCTCACCCCAGCTACCACACTGATGGATTTAATTAAGTTAAGGA
This genomic stretch from Cinclus cinclus chromosome 18, bCinCin1.1, whole genome shotgun sequence harbors:
- the DNAJC5 gene encoding dnaJ homolog subfamily C member 5, which translates into the protein MADQRQRSLSTSGESLYHVLGLDKNATSDDIKKSYRKLALKYHPDKNPDNPEAAEKFKEINNAHAILTDATKRNIYDKYGSLGLYVAEQFGEENVNTYFVLSSWWAKALFVFCGLITGCYCCCCLCCCCNCCCGKCKPKPPEGEEQEFYVSPEDLEAQLQSDEREASDAPIVIQPASATETTQLTADSHPSYHTDGFN